In Paludibacter propionicigenes WB4, the genomic window TTTGCACTTACATGGGGAATTAATGAAAGTTCGCTCCACCTCACCATCCGAAGAAGTATTTGAATTAGATACTGACAACTACGAAACGCATTTAGGAGATAAATGTCCTAAAGGATTTCAACTTCGTCCGCACATAGTTTGGTTCGGAGAAGCAGTACCCGAAATTGAGAACGCGATCCGCTTGACAGAGAAAGCTGATATATTAGTGATTATCGGAACATCCATGCAAGTGTATCCGGCGGCGAGCCTGATAAATTACATTAAACCGAATACTCCTGTTTATCTTATCGACCCTCACGAAGTAAATGTATTTTCAAGTAATGTTACCGTAATAAAAAAAGGAGCTTCAGTAGGAATGAAAGAATTAAGCTCTATTCTCATAAACGCTTCTGTCTGACAGCAGAGATCAAAAAAGCCCGTAACTTATAAGTCACGGGCTTTTTTGAATTATCTACCACTTCTATTTACGCTCTTCCTGATTGCTTTGTTCATTTCTGGAACCGGCACTTCTGCTACTTCTTGAGTCTGTTGAAGGAGTACGCGTTTCCTGACGCATCTGTTTTTCAACCTTCACCGGCTGCCCGATAGTTCTGCCATAATAATTGGTACCACGGGTAGTCCTACCGGCATCGGTATTCCCTGTTTGCGGCTGACGACTACCAGGCTCAGTTCCTGCAGAGCGGGTTGGAGTCGAATTATTCCCTGTATTTTGAGGTTGAGGAGCTACATTGTTTTCTCTACCCCAAGGGTTAGTTGTGGGATTACTCTTATTTCCCCCGTTTTGAGGTTGATTTCTTGAATTATCATCACCTGCCGACCTGTTGGAGTTATCATCCCTTCTCCTATCGTTCTGCGATGGGTATGTATTGTTATTTGATGGCCGGTTATTATTGTTTCCATTCCAGTTGTTTTGCTGAGAGTTTCTTCCTCTGTCGTCCGATGAGTGGTTTGAGTTACCTTTCCCATTCCAACTGTTTTGCTGCCTACGATCCTCTGGGGTATATTTAAACTGACGATTTGACTTCAAACCATCATTATCCCATCTACGAGCACGATATCTTTGGTTTTCAGGCCAGTAAATCGCACTTCTGCTATTTTCATTAAATCCTCTAACGTATGGTATATTACTGTGATCATAATAATCCCTGTAATAATAGCGAGGATAATGTGAAACATAATATTGATGGTGCATCCAGGGTTGATATACTTTTACATCCAGTGCGATTGCAAAACAATTGTCCAAATCAAATCCTGCATAAATTGTCGGACACTCATATGAATCATACCATCTTCCGTTAGAAAGATACACGAATTGCCGTGTTGAAAGATCATAGTAAGCCTCAATATCCGGCAAATAATAATAGCGAACACCCTGATAATACGTAGGAGCCCACGAAGGATTTTCATATCGGGCTACAACAACCTGTTGTTGACCAACATAGCCGTAAGTACCACAACCGGAAAATACAGATACGAAAAGGACTGTGAGCAGTACTAATGCTAAACTCTTAAATCGTTTCATATGCTTTGTTTTAAAGTTATTAATCTCTCAAAATACAAATATAATGCCATACAAATTTTAGGAACATACACAGCAGATCGTTACGGTTAGTTGTCGGATTTATTGCATGCCAACACCTGGTGCTCACGAACGATAAACAACACAAAACTGCATCTCTACAACCACTATGACAAACAGACAAATGTAGTACAGAAAGACGATTCAACAACTAAATTTTCAGCATTATTTTGGCAGACCCAGAAAAAGATAAAAAAATATTGGATATTCCAAAATGATTATCTATCTTTGCAGTCCAAAATTAAAACAGAAATAAAACACATTAAATAATTAATAGTTATGATCGTAGTTCCAGTAAAAGAAGGCGAAAACATCGAAAGAGCATTGAAAAAATTCAAACGTAAATTTGAAAAAACAGGCGTTGTAAAAGAACTTCGTCGTCGTCAATGTTTTGACAAGCCTTCTATCGTAGGTCGCGAAGAAAAAATGCACGCGATTTATGTTCAAAAGAAGAATCTAAGCGAAGAATAGGAAAATAACAGCAGGAAATCTTGTTTTCCTGATTTATTTAAACTATTTTCGTTGCAGAATTGAACATACGGTTATGATGAACGAATTTCTGCAATATTTACAGTATGAGAAGAACTACTCCTCTCATACTGTTTTGTCATATAATACAGACCTGATTCAATTTTGCAATTTCCTCAATGTTACGCCCGATGAGTTTGACCCCAATTCAGTAAACTCTCAACAAATTCAGCAATGGATTCTATCGCTCATGTCCGTTGATTTATCGGCAAGAACTCTATCCCGCAAAATCTCGACTTTAAAATCTTTCTGGCATTTTCTGCTTTCGCGGAGGTTATCAAAACACAACCCCACGTTAAAAATCATTTTGCCAAAAACAAAGAAACCGATTCCGGCGTTTTTTAAGGAAAATGAGATGACTGCCGCGCTAGACAACTCCATGAAACCGGATAGCTTCGAATATACCAGAAACAGACTGATTTTAGAAACTTTTTATCTGACAGGAATCAGACTCTCTGAACTATTAAATATTCAGGACAAAGACATTGATCATTCTGCCGGCACCATAAGAGTCATTGGAAAACGAAACAAAGAACGAATTATTCCTATTGACAAATCACTTATTAATGATATAGAGCGCTATATCACATTACGAAATGAATCCATAGATATTTTCGAGCCAAATTTGTTTGTTCGAAACAATGGAAAAAAAATGTATCCGAAGATGTTATACAATATTGTACATGAAAACATGTCGGAAGTAAGCAGTCTACATAAAAGAAGCCCGCATGTGCTTCGCCACACTTTTGCTACAAGCCTATTAAACGGAGGAGCCGATATCAACGCCGTAAAAGAGTTACTCGGTCACAGCAGCCTGTCAGCAACACAAGTGTACACACATACAAGCTTCGAAGAACTATACAATATATATAAACACGCTCATCCCAGAGCAAAATAAAAAAGGAGGCTATTATGAAACTACGGATTCAATCCATCAATTTTGATGCAACTACTGCGCTAGAATCGTACATCAACAAAAAAGCACTAAAACTAGAAAAGTTTTTTGACGAAATAATAAACATAGAAGTATACCTAAAGGTAGTAAAACCCGAAACATCCACTAACAAAGAAGCCGAAATCAAAGTGTCAATTCCAAATGTTGATTTTTTCGCATCAAAAACCTGTGATTCTTTCGAAGAAGCAGTTGACCTAACTCTCGATGCCTTAGACAAACAGATACGCAAATACAAGGAAAAAGCCACTAAAAACTAAAATATTTCGGGAAATGTTTTGTAGTCCGAAATATTTCCGTACATTTGCAAGCCGTTTGAATCAGAGTGTTCAAACGGCTTTTTAAACGCCAAAAATACTATATATTAGCACATTGCCTCTTTAGCTCAGTTGGCCAGAGCACGTGATTTGTAATCTCGGGGTCGTTGGTTCGAATCCGACAAGAGGCTCAGCGATCTTTATTTAAGAATATCGTAATGAAATGGGCAGTTACCAAAGTGGCCAACTGGGGCTGACTGTAACTCAGCTGTCTTTCGACTTCGGAGGTTCGAATCCTTCACTGCCCACTATGACCCCCGCCCCTAAAGGGGAGTCATCATTTAATTCCCCTTTAGGGGTTAGGGGTAAATTTGCGGAAGTAGCTCAGTTGATAGAGCATTAGCCTTCCAAGCTGAGGGTCGCGGGTTTGAGTCCCGTCTTCCGCTCCAATAATGGAGCATTAAATCGCAGGATTTTTGAATCCATTTTCGCTGTTGTAGCTCAGTGGTAGAGCACTTCCTTGGTAAGGAAGAGGTCGCGAGTTCAATTCTCATCAACAGCTCAACTTTGTAAGCTTTTATAAAACATATAAATTAATTATTAAATAATCTTTGAGTTATGGCAAAAGAAAAATTTGACAGGTCAAAACCCCACGTTAACGTAGGTACCATTGGACACGTTGACCACGGTAAAACTACCTTGACCGCTGCAATTACTACTGTACTTGCAAAAAAAGGGCTTTCTGAATTGCGTTCATTCGATTCAATCGATAATGCTCCTGAAGAAAAAGAACGTGGTATTACTATTAACACTGCACACGTAGAATATCAAACAGCTGCTCGTCACTATGCACACGTTGACTGTCCGGGTCACGCTGACTACGTTAAGAACATGGTTACTGGTGCTGCTCAAATGGATGGTGCTATCATTGTAGTTGCTGCAACTGATGGTCCTATGCCACAAACACGCGAACACATCCTTCTTGCTCGTCAGGTAAACGTACCTCGCTTGGTTATCTTCATGAACAAATGTGATCAAGTTGATGACGAAGAAATGTTGGAATTGGTAGAAATGGAAATGCGTGAATTGCTTTCATTCTATGAATTCGACGGCGACAACACTCCAGTTATCCGTGGATCTGCTCTTGGTGGATTGAATGGTGTTCCGGAATGGGAAGATAAGATTATGGAATTAATGGATGCAGTTGATACTTGGATTGAATTACCTCCACGTGCTGTTGACAAACCATTCTTGATGCCAGTTGAAGACGTATTCTCTATCACAGGTCGTGGTACAGTTGCTACAGGTCGTATCGAAACAGGTATTATCAAAACTGGTGAAGAAGTTCAGATTATCGGTTTAGGTCACGAAGCTAAAAAATCAGTTGTTACAGGTGTGGAAATGTTCCGCAAAATTCTTGACGAAGGTCAGGCTGGTGATAACGTAGGTTTATTGTTACGTGGTATCGATAAAGAAGAAATCAAACGTGGTATGGTTATTACCCACCCGGGAAAAGTAACTCCTCACACTACTTTCAAAGCAGCTGCTTATATCTTGAAAAAAGAAGAAGGTGGTCGTCACACTCCATTCCACAACCGCTACCGTCCTCAGTTCTATATCCGTACATTGGATGTAACAGGTGAAATCACTTTGCCAGAAGGAACTGAAATGGTAATGCCAGGTGACAACTTAGAATTAACTGTAACATTAATCTATCCAGTAGCTTGTAACATTGGTTTACGTTTTGCTATTCGTGAAGGTGGACGTACAGTAGGTTCAGGACAAATCACAGAACTTCTTGACTAATACTAATCTCTCCCAACCTCCCATGAGGTGAGTAGTAAGATTGAAAAGTAATTTAAGAAGTTTTTCAACAATAAAAAAGTCGTTTCCCTGTTTTGGGAAACGACTTGAAATACGGGCGTAGCTCAGTTGGTAGAGCACTGGTCTCCAAAACCAGGTGTCGGGAGTTCGAGTCTCTCTGCCCGTGCAAATTCTATTTAAAACATGAAGATAATTAACTATATCAAAGAGTCTTATTCAGAACTTGTTCAGAAAGTATCCTGGCCTTCAAAGTCAGAACTTACTAACAGTGCGATAGTGGTATTGATTGCTTCCATCATTCTTGCATTGATAGTATGGCTTATGGATGTAAGTTTTGAACGTATCATGAAATTTATTTACGGACTTTTGTCTTAATTTAATCAGGGAGGTCATTAAAGTGTCTGAGTCAACTAATTTTAAATGGTACGTTATGCGTGCTATTAGCGGAAAAGAGAACAAGGTTAAAGAATATATTGATGCAGAAATCAAAAATTCAGATCTTGGTCAGTTTGTTGCTCAGGTATTAATACCCACTGAGAAAGTTTATCAAATTCGTAATGGCAAGAAAATTACAAAAGAACGTAGTTGCATGCCCGGATATGTATTAATAGAGGCTTATCTTATCGGTGAAATATCTCATCGCCTGCGCAATACCCCAAACGTTATCGGATTCCTAGGTGAAAAAAACAACGTACCAACTCCAATTCGTCCTTCGGAAGTGAATAGGATATTGGGAAGTGTTGATGAACTTCAGGAAACAGCAGAAGAAATGTTAACTCCTTTCTATGTTGGTGAAAACGTGAAAGTGATCTTTGGTCCTTTCAGCGGATTCAGTGGGCTTATTGAGGAAGTAAACTCCGAAAAGAAAAAACTTAAAGTTATGGTTATGATTTTCGGTCGGAAAACTCCGCTCGAACTTGCTTTCACACAAGTAGAAAAGGAATAGTTGGTTATTGTTACAAATCGACAATTCCATTTAAACAACAAAAATTAAAATTATTATGGCTAAAGAGATTGCTGGACTTATTAAATTACAGATTAAAGGAGGCGCGGCAAACCCATCTCCCCCGGTAGGACCTGCATTGGGTTCTAAAGGGATCAATATTATGGAGTTTTGCAAACAATTTAATGCCAGAACCCAAGACAAGCCGGGCAAAGTTTTACCCGCTGTCATCACCTACTATACTGACAAATCTTTCGACTTTGTTGTAAAAACTCCGCCAGTTGCGATTCAATTGTTAGAAATAACAAAACTGAAAAGTGGTTCGGCTGAGCCTAACCGTAAAAAAGTAGCAGAAATTACTTGGGAACAAGTACAAGCTATTGCAACGGACAAAATGGTCGATCTGAATTGTTTTGAATTAGAGGCAGCTATGAAAATGGTTGCCGGTACAGCTAGAAGTATGGGTATTACCGTAAAAGGTACTTTTCCAAATAAGAATAATTAATAAACTTCAATTAAAATGAGTAAACTGACAAAAAATCAAAGGTTAGCTTTAGAAAAAATTGAAGCAGGAAAAACCTATTCTCTGAAAGAAGCAGCTGCATTGGTAAAAGAAATTACCAATACAAAATTTGATGCTTCTGTTGATATAGATGTGCGCTTAGGTGTTGATCCACGTAAAGCCAACCAGATGGTACGCGGCGTAGTGTCGTTACCAAACGGAACCGGAAAACAAGTAAAGGTTCTTGCATTATGTACTCCCGACCAAGAAGCTGCGGCCAAAGAAGCCGGAGCTGATTTCGTAGGTCTCGATGAATATATCGAAAAAATCAAGGGTGGTTGGACAGATGTTGATGTTATCATCACACAACCTGCTATCATGGGTAAATTGGGTGCTTTAGGACGCGTATTAGGCCCTCGTGGTTTAATGCCAAACCCTAAAAGTGGTACGGTTACCAACGAAGTTGGTAAAGCTGTAAAAGAAGTAAAACAAGGAAAAATCGACTTTAAAGTTGATAAATATGGTATTGTTCACACTTCGGTAGGAAAAGTTTCTTTTACTGCTGAGCAAATTGTGGAAAATGCAAAAGAATTTGTTTCTACTTTGATGAAACTAAAACCGACAGCCGCAAAAGGTACTTATGTAAAGAGCATTTATCTTTCAAGCACAATGAGTTCGGGTATTAAGATTGAACCCAAATCAATTGAAGAATAAAATTAAAAGTTTATGAAAAAGGAAGATAAAAGCGCTATTATAAAACAACTTGAGTCAACTCTTGGAGAGTATGCTCACTTCTACTTGGCAGATATAGGCGGCTTAAACGCTGCTCAAACCAGCGAATTAAGAAGAGTTTGCTACAAAGAGAACGTTAAACTCGTAGTTGTAAAAAATACATTGCTACAAAAAGCACTTGATAACTCATCGGTAGATTTCAGTGAACTTTATGGCTCGCTTAAAGGCGAAACTTCATTAATGCTTTCGAATACGGCTAATGTGCCTGCAAAAGTTATTAATGACTTCAGTAAACTTAAGACCAACAAGCTTAAAAAACC contains:
- the rplJ gene encoding 50S ribosomal protein L10, whose product is MKKEDKSAIIKQLESTLGEYAHFYLADIGGLNAAQTSELRRVCYKENVKLVVVKNTLLQKALDNSSVDFSELYGSLKGETSLMLSNTANVPAKVINDFSKLKTNKLKKPILKAAYVEESFYIGENNLEALIHVKSKNELIGEIIGLLQSPAKNVVSALQSGGSTIHGVLKTLSER
- the secE gene encoding preprotein translocase subunit SecE, whose protein sequence is MKIINYIKESYSELVQKVSWPSKSELTNSAIVVLIASIILALIVWLMDVSFERIMKFIYGLLS
- a CDS encoding tyrosine-type recombinase/integrase yields the protein MMNEFLQYLQYEKNYSSHTVLSYNTDLIQFCNFLNVTPDEFDPNSVNSQQIQQWILSLMSVDLSARTLSRKISTLKSFWHFLLSRRLSKHNPTLKIILPKTKKPIPAFFKENEMTAALDNSMKPDSFEYTRNRLILETFYLTGIRLSELLNIQDKDIDHSAGTIRVIGKRNKERIIPIDKSLINDIERYITLRNESIDIFEPNLFVRNNGKKMYPKMLYNIVHENMSEVSSLHKRSPHVLRHTFATSLLNGGADINAVKELLGHSSLSATQVYTHTSFEELYNIYKHAHPRAK
- the rplA gene encoding 50S ribosomal protein L1, coding for MSKLTKNQRLALEKIEAGKTYSLKEAAALVKEITNTKFDASVDIDVRLGVDPRKANQMVRGVVSLPNGTGKQVKVLALCTPDQEAAAKEAGADFVGLDEYIEKIKGGWTDVDVIITQPAIMGKLGALGRVLGPRGLMPNPKSGTVTNEVGKAVKEVKQGKIDFKVDKYGIVHTSVGKVSFTAEQIVENAKEFVSTLMKLKPTAAKGTYVKSIYLSSTMSSGIKIEPKSIEE
- the rpsU gene encoding 30S ribosomal protein S21, whose translation is MIVVPVKEGENIERALKKFKRKFEKTGVVKELRRRQCFDKPSIVGREEKMHAIYVQKKNLSEE
- the tuf gene encoding elongation factor Tu; the protein is MAKEKFDRSKPHVNVGTIGHVDHGKTTLTAAITTVLAKKGLSELRSFDSIDNAPEEKERGITINTAHVEYQTAARHYAHVDCPGHADYVKNMVTGAAQMDGAIIVVAATDGPMPQTREHILLARQVNVPRLVIFMNKCDQVDDEEMLELVEMEMRELLSFYEFDGDNTPVIRGSALGGLNGVPEWEDKIMELMDAVDTWIELPPRAVDKPFLMPVEDVFSITGRGTVATGRIETGIIKTGEEVQIIGLGHEAKKSVVTGVEMFRKILDEGQAGDNVGLLLRGIDKEEIKRGMVITHPGKVTPHTTFKAAAYILKKEEGGRHTPFHNRYRPQFYIRTLDVTGEITLPEGTEMVMPGDNLELTVTLIYPVACNIGLRFAIREGGRTVGSGQITELLD
- the nusG gene encoding transcription termination/antitermination protein NusG, with amino-acid sequence MRAISGKENKVKEYIDAEIKNSDLGQFVAQVLIPTEKVYQIRNGKKITKERSCMPGYVLIEAYLIGEISHRLRNTPNVIGFLGEKNNVPTPIRPSEVNRILGSVDELQETAEEMLTPFYVGENVKVIFGPFSGFSGLIEEVNSEKKKLKVMVMIFGRKTPLELAFTQVEKE
- the rplK gene encoding 50S ribosomal protein L11; the protein is MAKEIAGLIKLQIKGGAANPSPPVGPALGSKGINIMEFCKQFNARTQDKPGKVLPAVITYYTDKSFDFVVKTPPVAIQLLEITKLKSGSAEPNRKKVAEITWEQVQAIATDKMVDLNCFELEAAMKMVAGTARSMGITVKGTFPNKNN
- the hpf gene encoding ribosome hibernation-promoting factor, HPF/YfiA family, whose product is MKLRIQSINFDATTALESYINKKALKLEKFFDEIINIEVYLKVVKPETSTNKEAEIKVSIPNVDFFASKTCDSFEEAVDLTLDALDKQIRKYKEKATKN
- a CDS encoding SIR2 family NAD-dependent protein deacylase; the protein is MKKLVVLTGAGMSAESGISTFRDAGGLWEQHRVEDVATPQGWSRNPALVLDFYNQRRKQLLECKPNAGHLALAELEKSYEVRIITQNVDNLHEQAGSSHVLHLHGELMKVRSTSPSEEVFELDTDNYETHLGDKCPKGFQLRPHIVWFGEAVPEIENAIRLTEKADILVIIGTSMQVYPAASLINYIKPNTPVYLIDPHEVNVFSSNVTVIKKGASVGMKELSSILINASV